The Aminithiophilus ramosus genome contains a region encoding:
- a CDS encoding ABC transporter permease, whose amino-acid sequence MFDDLSLVFNYTLFRATLRASTPILYATLTCILTQQADILNVGVEGIMLCGAFTAVAVSYFTGSWLLALLAAVAVGTVIAAVMALAHLRYKADIFVVGMAINMLALAVTRFLLQKVLGTSGSFYDRAIVPLPRIHLALLDGNEVLRSLFNDYSLFEPLGILLVFFLSWLLYRTVWGLRLRSVGLNPLAAETAGIPVFRRKFEVMLYSGVVGGMAGAYLSLGYSRLFAENMTNGRGFMGVAAMFFGGGDPIRSWIGCLIFGFTDSVGSRLQSLGLPPQFILMIPYVATVSILALAMGRKMAAQRRARSALK is encoded by the coding sequence ATGTTCGACGATCTCTCCCTCGTCTTCAACTACACCCTTTTTCGCGCCACCCTGCGGGCCTCGACGCCCATTCTCTACGCCACGTTGACCTGCATCCTGACCCAGCAGGCCGACATCCTCAACGTGGGCGTCGAGGGCATCATGCTCTGCGGGGCCTTCACGGCCGTCGCCGTGAGCTACTTCACCGGGAGCTGGCTCCTGGCCCTTCTGGCGGCCGTCGCCGTCGGGACCGTCATCGCCGCCGTCATGGCCCTGGCCCACCTCCGCTACAAGGCCGACATCTTCGTCGTCGGCATGGCCATCAACATGCTGGCCCTGGCCGTGACGCGCTTCCTCCTCCAGAAGGTGCTGGGGACGTCGGGCTCCTTCTACGACAGGGCCATCGTCCCCCTGCCCCGGATCCACCTGGCCCTCCTCGACGGCAACGAGGTCCTTCGGAGCCTCTTCAACGACTACTCCCTCTTCGAGCCCCTGGGGATCCTCCTCGTCTTCTTCCTCTCCTGGCTCCTCTACCGCACCGTCTGGGGGCTGAGGCTGCGCAGCGTGGGGCTCAATCCCCTGGCGGCGGAGACGGCGGGCATCCCCGTCTTCCGGCGCAAGTTCGAGGTCATGCTCTACTCGGGCGTCGTCGGCGGCATGGCCGGGGCCTACCTCTCCCTGGGCTACTCCCGTCTTTTTGCCGAGAACATGACCAACGGGCGGGGCTTCATGGGCGTGGCGGCCATGTTCTTCGGCGGCGGCGATCCGATCAGGAGCTGGATCGGCTGCCTCATCTTCGGCTTCACCGACTCCGTCGGCTCCCGCCTCCAGTCCCTGGGGCTGCCGCCCCAGTTCATCCTCATGATTCCCTATGTGGCGACCGTTTCGATCCTGGCCCTGGCCATGGGACGGAAGATGGCCGCCCAGCGCCGGGCCCGCAGCGCCCTCAAGTGA
- a CDS encoding M20 metallopeptidase family protein gives MNQRAKAAKGLQPRLVRWRRELHGLAEVGLDLPRTTAYLSRELEKLGLDPRPLGPGIVADLIGFPSGPTLLLRSDMDALPIKEETGLPFAASGTAMHACGHDGHMAMLLGAAALLVEDREALGGTVRFLFQPGEEIAKGALPLIAAGALDGVDAVCGLHIGRLFDELATGQVGYRPGPAMASMDRFTVTFRGRGAHGALPHRAIDPIVMAGEYIGVLQTLVSREMPALRPTVVSLGRIEGGRAFNVIPDEVYLEGTFRALSAEDRDHLGRRVQELARGVAALHGGEALAFWDRGAPPVVNDGAFTEFFRQSALKVLPARDLVELQSPVMVGEDMAFYLQERPGTFFFLGGGPGEAHHHARFDFDEGVLWRGSALFAQLAVDFRAR, from the coding sequence ATGAATCAGAGAGCGAAGGCGGCGAAAGGGCTTCAGCCACGGCTCGTCCGGTGGCGCCGGGAGCTTCACGGCCTGGCCGAAGTGGGCCTCGACCTGCCGAGGACGACGGCCTACCTGTCGCGGGAGCTGGAGAAACTGGGCCTCGATCCCCGCCCCCTCGGGCCCGGGATCGTCGCCGACCTGATCGGTTTTCCGTCGGGGCCGACGCTCCTTCTGCGCTCCGACATGGACGCCCTCCCCATCAAGGAGGAGACGGGCCTTCCCTTCGCCGCTTCCGGCACGGCCATGCACGCCTGCGGCCACGACGGCCACATGGCCATGCTCCTCGGCGCGGCGGCCCTTCTCGTCGAGGACCGGGAGGCGCTGGGAGGGACCGTCAGGTTCCTCTTCCAGCCCGGCGAGGAGATCGCCAAGGGGGCCCTTCCCCTCATCGCCGCAGGGGCCCTCGACGGCGTCGACGCCGTCTGCGGTCTCCACATCGGCCGCCTCTTCGACGAACTGGCCACGGGACAGGTCGGCTACAGGCCGGGACCGGCCATGGCCAGCATGGACCGTTTCACCGTTACCTTCCGGGGCCGTGGGGCCCATGGCGCCCTGCCTCACAGGGCCATCGATCCCATCGTCATGGCCGGAGAGTACATCGGCGTCCTCCAGACCCTGGTGAGCCGCGAAATGCCCGCCTTGAGGCCCACCGTCGTCTCCCTGGGGAGAATCGAGGGGGGCCGGGCCTTCAACGTCATCCCCGACGAGGTGTATCTCGAGGGGACCTTCCGGGCCCTCTCCGCCGAGGATCGAGACCACCTGGGGCGTCGCGTCCAGGAGCTGGCCCGGGGAGTGGCGGCCCTTCACGGAGGCGAGGCCCTTGCCTTCTGGGACAGGGGCGCTCCTCCCGTCGTCAACGACGGGGCCTTCACGGAGTTTTTCCGCCAGTCGGCCCTGAAAGTCCTTCCGGCCCGGGATCTCGTGGAACTGCAAAGCCCCGTCATGGTCGGCGAGGACATGGCCTTCTACCTCCAGGAGAGGCCGGGGACCTTTTTCTTCCTCGGCGGCGGCCCCGGAGAGGCGCACCACCACGCCCGATTCGACTTCGACGAAGGCGTCCTCTGGCGCGGATCGGCCCTTTTCGCCCAGCTCGCCGTCGATTTCCGCGCCCGATAG
- a CDS encoding M20 family metallopeptidase, with protein sequence MESRLRQTLDADRESYLRPLLELIAIDTQVLGHGIDGGREAQGQVYIEKLLRSLGADVRRLPMTEEAVAEAIALWGEGNAGHVYDGRWNVLGRFGGRGGPSLLFDGHVDTMPPGERADWSFDPHGAHVRDGRVWGLGANDMKGGLMAALMAPRLVREAGFPLPGDVTVLSVVDEEGGGNGTLGALMEGVTADGAVVCEPTSLAVTGAHMGFLFFRVDVTGRALHSGSKWLGVNAIEKAMLLIEALQDLEHRWLMEFRHPLLPPPTINVGVIEGGTAGSTVPDRCTFKLCLHYLPSMERDKVVADVEEAIRLRSRGDAWLAENPPRTAIYQEGRPFEMDLSHPFVETVRGCVEAATQKTVVVNGSPAGNDARLLRNIGKMPTVIVGPGPLANCHRPDEWLPLEEYFQSIVAYAMLILEWGGRKK encoded by the coding sequence ATGGAATCCCGGCTCCGCCAGACCCTCGACGCCGACAGGGAGAGCTATCTCCGGCCCCTGCTGGAGCTGATCGCCATCGATACCCAGGTCCTGGGCCACGGCATCGACGGAGGAAGAGAGGCCCAGGGCCAGGTCTACATCGAAAAGCTCCTGCGCTCCCTCGGCGCCGACGTGAGGCGTCTGCCCATGACGGAAGAGGCCGTCGCCGAGGCGATCGCCCTCTGGGGAGAGGGAAACGCCGGTCACGTCTACGACGGCCGCTGGAACGTCCTGGGCCGCTTCGGCGGACGGGGCGGCCCCTCTCTCCTTTTCGACGGCCACGTCGACACCATGCCTCCGGGAGAGAGGGCCGACTGGTCCTTCGACCCCCACGGGGCACATGTCCGTGACGGTCGCGTCTGGGGGCTGGGCGCCAACGACATGAAAGGAGGGCTCATGGCGGCCCTGATGGCGCCTCGGCTCGTCAGGGAGGCCGGCTTCCCTCTGCCGGGCGACGTGACGGTCCTCTCCGTCGTCGACGAAGAGGGAGGCGGCAACGGAACCCTGGGCGCCCTGATGGAGGGCGTGACGGCCGACGGCGCCGTCGTCTGCGAGCCCACCTCCCTGGCCGTGACGGGGGCCCATATGGGATTTCTCTTCTTCCGCGTCGACGTGACGGGTCGGGCCCTTCATTCGGGGAGCAAATGGCTCGGCGTCAACGCCATCGAGAAGGCCATGCTCCTCATCGAGGCCCTTCAGGACCTGGAGCACCGCTGGCTCATGGAGTTCCGTCACCCCCTTCTGCCCCCTCCGACGATCAACGTGGGCGTCATCGAGGGGGGAACGGCGGGCTCGACCGTTCCCGACCGCTGCACCTTCAAGCTCTGTCTCCACTACCTTCCGTCGATGGAGCGCGACAAAGTCGTGGCCGACGTCGAGGAGGCGATCCGTCTCCGGTCCCGCGGCGACGCCTGGCTCGCCGAAAACCCGCCACGGACGGCCATCTACCAGGAGGGCCGTCCCTTCGAGATGGACCTGTCCCATCCTTTCGTCGAGACCGTCCGAGGCTGCGTCGAGGCGGCGACGCAAAAAACGGTCGTCGTCAACGGCTCTCCCGCCGGCAACGACGCCCGCCTTCTGCGCAACATCGGCAAGATGCCGACGGTCATCGTCGGTCCCGGCCCTCTCGCCAACTGTCACAGGCCCGACGAGTGGCTGCCGCTGGAGGAATACTTTCAGAGCATCGTCGCCTACGCGATGCTGATTCTCGAATGGGGAGGTCGAAAAAAATGA
- a CDS encoding glutamine amidotransferase: MKKRVLLAGESWMKHTIHVKGFDSFTTSEYEEGAGELIAALEEGGHDVTFLPNHLASEQFPSTEADLARYDVVFLSDIGSNTLLLAPDTFNRSRRTVDRTALLARWVSGGGALAMIGGYMTFSGIDGKGRWGKTALAPVLPVRCLDGDDRVEIPHGVVPDVLEGSHPLFDGIGPWPFFLGYNRTELVDGALLAATINGDPFIALRQVGKGRTAAFASDCAPHWGPPEFLRWEGYRPFWNNLVAWLTA, from the coding sequence ATGAAAAAAAGAGTTCTTCTCGCCGGAGAGTCGTGGATGAAGCACACGATCCACGTCAAAGGCTTCGACAGTTTCACCACCAGCGAGTACGAGGAGGGGGCCGGAGAGCTCATCGCCGCCCTCGAGGAGGGCGGCCACGACGTGACCTTCCTCCCCAACCACCTGGCCTCGGAGCAGTTCCCCTCGACGGAGGCCGATCTGGCCCGCTACGACGTGGTCTTCCTCTCCGACATCGGCTCCAACACCCTTCTCCTGGCCCCGGACACCTTCAACCGCAGCAGGAGGACGGTCGATCGGACGGCCCTTCTGGCCCGGTGGGTCTCGGGAGGCGGTGCCCTGGCCATGATCGGCGGCTACATGACCTTCTCGGGCATCGACGGCAAGGGCCGTTGGGGGAAGACGGCCCTCGCTCCCGTCCTGCCCGTGCGCTGCCTCGACGGAGACGACCGCGTCGAGATTCCCCACGGCGTCGTTCCCGACGTCCTCGAGGGGAGCCATCCCCTCTTCGACGGCATCGGTCCGTGGCCCTTCTTCCTGGGCTACAACAGGACGGAACTCGTCGACGGAGCCCTTCTGGCGGCCACGATCAACGGCGATCCCTTCATCGCCCTCCGTCAGGTCGGGAAGGGGCGGACGGCGGCCTTCGCCTCCGACTGCGCCCCTCACTGGGGGCCTCCCGAGTTCCTCCGCTGGGAGGGCTACCGTCCCTTCTGGAACAACCTCGTCGCCTGGCTGACGGCCTGA
- a CDS encoding nucleoside hydrolase — MTAAPKKIILDVDPGHDDAVAMMMARIHPAIDLRAVTVVAGNQTLAKTARNALLVAEAIGLACPVAAGMARPMVREPILAGDIHGASGLDGPVFGEPALALDGRHAVDLLIETLLASDGDIAVVPTGPLTNVAMAMRKEPAIVEKIERIVLMGGSYQLGNVTPAAEFNICADAEAAHVVFSSGRPLVMMGLDLTRQALCGADVVERARRLDNSVATLFVELMEFFTKTQREVFGWTAPPLHDPTTVAWLIDPTLFETKAMRVDVELRGEHTYGRTCCDYFGVTGREPNAEVAVGLDVPRFWDLLIDCLALYGR, encoded by the coding sequence ATGACAGCAGCGCCGAAAAAGATCATCCTCGACGTCGACCCCGGTCACGACGATGCCGTGGCCATGATGATGGCCCGCATTCATCCGGCCATCGACCTTCGGGCCGTCACCGTCGTCGCCGGAAACCAGACCCTGGCCAAGACGGCCCGCAACGCCCTTCTCGTCGCCGAGGCCATCGGCCTCGCCTGCCCCGTGGCGGCCGGCATGGCCCGCCCCATGGTGCGCGAGCCGATCCTCGCCGGAGACATTCACGGCGCCTCGGGCCTCGACGGACCCGTCTTCGGCGAGCCGGCCCTGGCCCTCGACGGACGCCACGCCGTCGACCTTCTCATCGAGACCCTCCTCGCTTCCGACGGCGACATCGCCGTCGTCCCCACAGGCCCCCTGACGAACGTGGCCATGGCCATGCGCAAGGAGCCGGCCATCGTCGAGAAGATCGAAAGGATCGTCCTCATGGGCGGATCCTACCAGCTGGGCAACGTGACGCCCGCCGCCGAGTTCAACATCTGTGCCGACGCCGAGGCGGCTCACGTCGTCTTCTCCTCGGGGCGGCCCCTGGTCATGATGGGTCTCGATCTGACCCGTCAGGCCCTCTGCGGCGCCGACGTCGTCGAGCGGGCCCGGAGGCTGGACAACTCCGTGGCGACGCTCTTCGTCGAGCTGATGGAGTTCTTCACGAAGACGCAGAGGGAGGTCTTCGGCTGGACGGCTCCCCCCCTTCACGACCCGACGACGGTGGCCTGGCTCATCGACCCGACCCTCTTCGAGACGAAGGCCATGCGCGTCGACGTCGAACTCCGAGGCGAGCACACCTACGGCCGGACCTGCTGCGACTACTTCGGCGTCACCGGCAGGGAGCCCAACGCCGAAGTGGCCGTCGGCCTCGACGTCCCCCGCTTCTGGGATCTCCTCATCGACTGTCTGGCCCTCTACGGCCGGTGA